In Patescibacteria group bacterium, a single window of DNA contains:
- a CDS encoding flippase: MSLARKVAHNTLIQFVGKGIGMVLALVTVSLMLRYLGQSGFGQYTTIMAYLSVFSIMADLGLYLVVTREISKKNIDQDKFVSNAMTIKGLSGLLILTIGSLVIWLFPYDPIVKWGVVVGAASYLFILLNQTLIGVFQKYFSMYKVAVAEVAGRIVWLVAVILVINANASILYMIFGIALSNFVNFLVLFLYSRKYVKVKLAFDFALWKKILIMTAPLAFSVVFNLIYFKVDTLFLSIMKSESDVGVYGAAYKVLEVLITFAAIFAGLLLPVMSKFFEEDRKKFEEIYKKGFDILIIFVIPLIIGTLFLAEPIMAFFGGSDFSDSGNVLKLLIIATGAIFFSHLFGNAAVAANKQHKTMWVYIFTAILAVVLCLWLIPKYSYYGAAISTVVSEVAVAVLTALIIWKLEKVGLNYKIAGKSLIAGIFMAIALFIMPESWNFAIRGLIAVAVYFGIAFLIKAILIGEVKEIISLRKEELVKEGIKVK, encoded by the coding sequence ATGTCTTTAGCTAGAAAAGTTGCGCATAATACGCTGATACAATTTGTCGGCAAAGGAATTGGAATGGTTTTGGCATTGGTGACAGTATCATTAATGCTTCGATATTTAGGCCAGTCTGGATTTGGACAATATACGACAATTATGGCTTATCTATCTGTTTTTTCAATTATGGCTGATTTGGGTTTGTATTTGGTTGTAACTCGTGAAATATCAAAGAAAAATATTGATCAAGATAAATTTGTCAGTAATGCAATGACAATAAAAGGATTGTCAGGATTGTTAATTCTGACGATTGGTTCTTTGGTAATTTGGCTTTTTCCTTATGATCCAATTGTAAAATGGGGCGTTGTGGTTGGAGCTGCTTCTTATTTATTTATTTTATTAAATCAAACTTTAATCGGTGTTTTTCAAAAATATTTTTCAATGTATAAAGTGGCAGTTGCTGAAGTTGCTGGCAGAATTGTTTGGTTGGTTGCTGTTATACTTGTTATTAATGCAAACGCTTCAATTTTGTATATGATTTTTGGAATTGCGTTGTCCAATTTTGTAAATTTTTTGGTGCTGTTCCTTTATTCCAGAAAATATGTAAAAGTTAAATTAGCTTTTGATTTTGCATTGTGGAAAAAGATTTTGATCATGACTGCGCCTTTGGCTTTTTCAGTAGTTTTTAATTTAATTTATTTTAAAGTTGATACTTTGTTTTTATCAATTATGAAATCAGAAAGCGATGTCGGTGTATACGGCGCGGCATACAAAGTTTTGGAAGTCTTAATTACTTTTGCAGCGATTTTTGCTGGATTATTGTTGCCTGTAATGTCGAAGTTTTTTGAAGAAGATAGAAAGAAGTTTGAAGAAATTTATAAAAAAGGATTTGATATTTTGATTATTTTTGTAATTCCGTTAATTATAGGAACGTTGTTTCTTGCAGAACCAATAATGGCATTTTTTGGAGGTAGTGATTTTTCTGATTCTGGAAATGTTTTGAAATTATTGATTATCGCAACTGGCGCGATCTTTTTCTCTCATCTTTTTGGAAATGCTGCAGTTGCAGCAAATAAACAGCATAAAACAATGTGGGTTTATATTTTTACGGCAATTTTGGCAGTTGTATTATGTTTGTGGTTGATTCCAAAATATTCATATTATGGTGCAGCAATTTCAACAGTTGTTTCTGAAGTTGCAGTTGCAGTTCTGACAGCATTAATAATTTGGAAACTGGAAAAAGTTGGATTGAATTATAAAATTGCTGGCAAATCTTTGATCGCTGGAATTTTTATGGCAATAGCATTATTTATAATGCCTGAATCTTGGAATTTTGCGATCAGAGGATTGATTGCTGTTGCTGTTTATTTTGGGATTGCATTTTTAATTAAAGCAATTTTGATAGGCGAGGTTAAAGAAATTATTTCTTTGAGAAAAGAGGAATTGGTTAAAGAAGGCATTAAGGTTAAATAA